The following are from one region of the Pseudomonas putida genome:
- a CDS encoding RHS repeat-associated core domain-containing protein gives MARRLLGTYRQHSVLSSIPFQVNAYSPYGVMAAAAVPGLAFCGQYRDPLTGGYPLGNGRRFYSPTLMRFMAFDFLSPFSKGGINGYVYCGADPVNRHDPSGAAWLNVLLRVVGLASSSATLFGAIVRTMRNIVGRRVAIRESTHNNTPFVHQDLAPELRVANQQFAMTGAFGVAGQVTAAAYGVNPTMQTLTDVFAAGNTVANLSGGLIGSSAAGREAFGYLRDQPREIVSVASETIVDLTMVDEMLSAVGRGFQGAARRIRSTRPAAPHVVQV, from the coding sequence ATGGCTAGACGTTTGTTGGGGACTTATCGGCAGCATTCGGTTTTGAGCAGCATTCCTTTTCAAGTGAATGCTTATTCACCCTATGGCGTCATGGCAGCTGCTGCTGTGCCTGGGCTGGCGTTCTGTGGTCAGTATCGTGATCCACTGACGGGTGGCTACCCGTTGGGAAATGGCCGACGCTTTTACAGCCCAACCCTGATGCGATTCATGGCATTTGACTTCCTGAGTCCGTTCTCGAAGGGAGGTATCAACGGGTACGTCTACTGTGGCGCTGACCCGGTGAACCGCCATGATCCAAGTGGTGCCGCTTGGCTGAATGTTCTGCTCAGAGTCGTCGGCCTGGCGTCCAGTAGCGCCACCTTGTTTGGTGCAATTGTTCGCACCATGAGGAATATCGTGGGGCGTAGGGTTGCTATCCGGGAAAGTACCCATAACAACACGCCTTTTGTGCATCAAGACCTGGCCCCTGAGTTGAGGGTAGCCAATCAGCAGTTCGCCATGACGGGCGCTTTCGGTGTAGCCGGGCAAGTAACTGCTGCTGCATACGGCGTTAACCCGACCATGCAAACACTCACGGATGTGTTTGCGGCAGGTAATACGGTCGCCAACCTGAGCGGTGGTTTGATAGGGAGTTCTGCAGCAGGGCGAGAAGCGTTCGGATACTTGCGAGATCAGCCGCGTGAAATTGTGTCAGTGGCCTCGGAAACAATTGTGGACCTTACAATGGTGGACGAAATGTTGTCCGCAGTAGGCAGGGGGTTCCAGGGTGCAGCACGGCGGATAAGGTCGACCCGCCCTGCTGCACCTCACGTTGTGCAGGTATAG
- the gbcB gene encoding glycine-betaine demethylase subunit GbcB, translating into MSDTFLNPVTTQTWANGRHIVRCVKVIQETWDVRTFCFMADQPIMFFFKPGQFVTLELEIEGKPVMRSYTISSSPSVPYSFSITVKRVPGGLVSNFLHDTMHEGAELPVHGPVGLFNAIDFPAQKVLYLSGGVGITPVMSMARWFYDTNGNVDMVFVHSARSPKDIIYHRELEQMASRIPNFSLHIICEKHGLGEPWAGYRGYLNQRLMELIAPDYMERVVFCCGPTPYMSAVKRMLEAVGFDMKNYHEESFGATPPEAKADAVEHAEQAADAPELDAADLNLVEFIGSEKSIRIAPGETVHAAAAKVGLMIPKACGMGICGTCKVLKLGGEVEMEHNGGITEEDEAEGYILSCCSVPKGDVRIDY; encoded by the coding sequence ATGTCCGATACCTTCCTCAATCCGGTCACCACCCAGACCTGGGCCAACGGCCGCCACATCGTGCGCTGCGTCAAGGTCATCCAGGAGACCTGGGACGTGCGCACGTTCTGCTTCATGGCCGACCAGCCGATCATGTTCTTCTTCAAGCCAGGGCAGTTCGTCACCCTGGAGCTGGAGATCGAAGGCAAGCCGGTAATGCGTTCCTACACCATCTCCAGCTCACCGTCGGTGCCCTACAGCTTTTCGATCACCGTCAAGCGTGTACCGGGTGGCCTGGTGTCCAACTTCCTTCACGACACCATGCACGAAGGCGCCGAGCTGCCGGTGCACGGCCCGGTGGGGTTGTTCAACGCCATCGACTTCCCTGCGCAGAAGGTGCTGTACCTCTCGGGCGGTGTCGGTATCACCCCGGTCATGTCGATGGCACGCTGGTTCTACGACACCAACGGCAATGTCGACATGGTCTTCGTGCACAGCGCCCGTTCGCCGAAGGACATCATCTACCACCGCGAGCTGGAGCAGATGGCCTCGCGCATCCCCAATTTCAGCCTGCACATCATTTGTGAAAAGCATGGCCTGGGTGAGCCGTGGGCGGGTTATCGCGGTTATCTCAACCAGCGCCTGATGGAGCTGATCGCGCCGGACTACATGGAGCGCGTAGTGTTCTGCTGTGGCCCGACGCCGTACATGAGTGCGGTCAAGCGCATGCTCGAAGCGGTCGGCTTCGACATGAAGAACTACCACGAGGAATCGTTTGGTGCGACGCCGCCTGAGGCCAAGGCCGATGCGGTGGAGCACGCAGAGCAGGCTGCCGACGCGCCGGAACTGGACGCGGCCGACCTCAACCTGGTGGAGTTCATCGGCAGCGAGAAGAGTATTCGCATTGCCCCGGGCGAGACCGTGCATGCGGCGGCGGCGAAGGTTGGCCTGATGATCCCGAAAGCCTGCGGCATGGGTATTTGCGGTACCTGCAAGGTACTCAAACTGGGCGGTGAAGTAGAGATGGAGCACAACGGCGGCATTACCGAAGAGGACGAAGCCGAGGGCTACATCCTGTCGTGCTGCAGCGTGCCGAAAGGGGATGTACGGATCGATTACTGA
- a CDS encoding methyl-accepting chemotaxis protein: MSLRNMNIAPRALLGFALIGLLMLGLGIFSLVQMGNIRQAGLVIEQISVPSIKVLDEINALNLRLRSLSYRLLVNREAQTQQETLSLLDQRNLEIDRARQVYLPLISAADEQAAYDQYVQLLTQYRQLESRMRSLSQAGRIDELRDLLNRDLLANSEQINKVMETLVRINTEQTRATNQTAASQYSTAFTLVISLLVTATVLTLLCAFLLTRSIVKPIEEALKSAEQVADGDLTHIIRAEGSDEAARLLRAMARMQDKLRDTLQQIAGSATQLASAAEELNAVTDESARGLQQQNNEIEQAATAVTEMTSAVEEVARNAVSTSEASSEASRSAGDGRDLVMETVGAIERMSGDVQATAKLITHLAEQSRDIGKVLDVIRGLADQTNLLALNAAIEAARAGEAGRGFAVVADEVRALAHRTQQSTSEIERMIGSIQSGTGEAVESMRTSTERAESTLNIARGAGLALDTIAGAVAQINERNLVIASAAEEQAQVAREVDRNLVNINDLSVQSATGAHQTSAASAELSRLAVDLNGLVARFRT, from the coding sequence ATGTCACTACGCAACATGAACATCGCCCCGCGCGCGCTGCTCGGCTTTGCCCTTATCGGCCTGCTGATGCTCGGCCTCGGTATCTTCTCCCTGGTGCAGATGGGTAACATCCGCCAGGCCGGCCTGGTCATCGAGCAGATCAGCGTGCCCAGCATCAAGGTTCTCGATGAGATCAATGCGCTGAACCTGCGCCTGCGCAGCCTCTCCTACCGCCTGCTGGTGAACCGCGAGGCGCAGACCCAGCAGGAAACCCTGAGCCTGCTGGACCAGCGCAACCTCGAGATCGACCGTGCCCGCCAGGTATACCTGCCGCTGATCAGCGCCGCCGACGAACAGGCCGCGTACGATCAATACGTCCAGCTACTCACCCAATACCGCCAGCTTGAGTCGCGCATGCGCAGCCTGAGCCAGGCCGGCCGTATCGACGAACTGCGCGACCTGCTCAACCGCGACCTACTGGCCAACTCCGAGCAGATCAACAAGGTCATGGAGACCTTGGTGCGCATCAACACCGAGCAGACCCGCGCCACCAACCAGACAGCTGCCAGCCAGTACAGCACCGCCTTTACCCTGGTCATCAGCCTGCTGGTCACCGCCACCGTGCTGACCTTGCTCTGTGCCTTCCTGCTGACCCGCAGCATCGTCAAGCCGATCGAAGAAGCCCTCAAGAGCGCCGAGCAAGTTGCCGATGGCGACCTGACCCACATCATCCGCGCCGAAGGCAGCGACGAAGCCGCCCGCCTGCTGCGGGCCATGGCCCGCATGCAGGACAAGCTGCGCGATACCCTGCAGCAGATCGCCGGCTCCGCCACCCAGCTGGCCTCGGCTGCCGAAGAGCTGAACGCCGTCACCGACGAAAGCGCCCGAGGCCTGCAGCAGCAGAACAACGAAATCGAACAGGCCGCCACGGCGGTGACCGAGATGACCAGCGCCGTGGAGGAAGTGGCGCGCAATGCAGTCAGCACCTCGGAAGCCTCCAGCGAAGCCAGCCGTTCGGCTGGCGATGGCCGCGACCTGGTAATGGAGACCGTGGGCGCCATCGAGCGCATGAGCGGCGACGTACAAGCCACCGCCAAGCTGATCACCCACCTGGCCGAACAGTCGCGTGATATCGGCAAGGTGCTCGATGTGATCCGTGGCCTGGCAGACCAGACCAACCTGCTGGCACTCAACGCGGCGATCGAGGCGGCACGTGCCGGCGAGGCAGGCCGTGGTTTTGCCGTGGTCGCCGATGAAGTGCGGGCGCTGGCCCACCGTACCCAGCAGTCGACCAGCGAGATCGAGCGGATGATCGGCAGCATTCAGAGCGGTACCGGAGAGGCCGTGGAGTCGATGCGCACCAGCACCGAACGTGCCGAATCGACCCTGAATATCGCCCGTGGCGCGGGCTTGGCGCTGGATACCATTGCCGGGGCGGTGGCGCAGATCAACGAACGCAACCTGGTGATTGCCAGCGCTGCGGAAGAGCAGGCGCAGGTGGCGCGGGAAGTGGACCGCAACCTGGTGAACATCAATGATCTGTCGGTGCAGAGTGCTACCGGGGCGCATCAGACCAGTGCGGCGAGTGCGGAGCTATCGCGCCTTGCCGTGGACCTCAATGGCCTGGTAGCCCGATTCCGTACCTGA